A DNA window from Calliphora vicina chromosome 1, idCalVici1.1, whole genome shotgun sequence contains the following coding sequences:
- the Elp1 gene encoding elongator complex protein 1 has translation MRNLKLKFCQQYTKGVVEQPKYLLLNPNSSKSDDVRFMVTDDKLFSYKPGSTEFPKVLAEVPGIVAAEYLALENEICLATSVGEVLLVNPDTQKVNEGTYCDVGIEGMSWSPDQEVVVFVTKQHNVVVMTCTYDPLTEHCLDDETAEAEGEFINVGWGKKETQFHGSEGKQAAKQKLDDGTKVNLEELPKDIHIDWRADGAYFVVSYVSQSRGRTFKVFDKEGKLQYVGEKQPSLGSAIGWRPSGTWIAIPQRLPNKSCIALFEKNGLRHRELVLPFDLQEEPVECIKWSSDSEILCLKTQHKLYLYTIGNYHWYLKQVLEFSDEQQISYLQWDNRMGEEKTLHILFETGKYLMYKWQWCIDRYNRTGLVCVVDGKRLLLTDFSKAMIPPPMSSQELQLDGEAFIVAVCLQGVQDDLQLCIYDSRHNMHVYKGKVTQPTLFTKQGVLKTLEAPETLMPLQYANLQWFESFEDTYLLSNYTEDNMTSLKFFSLDVTKSCFKVVSCVSIPGTIYTLTPSGREQPCELFYQLMEDCRLIQLVFDVDTNRETSRRLHAQFEHLIEQLETFIRPLEAETFTIALTNNQGLFINSQSSAQDVTSFCMAGNYLTFTKLASLHFLRLSDLCLVNERRLERGSKLITTVADSARTVLQMPRGNLEAICPRVLSLELVGALLEAQKYCLAFDTLRKQRINLNILCDHNMCDFVNRLDVFLHEIQNPNWLNLFLSDLQNEDFTKSMYSSNYKENSQLYPEGFKIENKVAYLCKALCSRMEQTSEKRYRLPILTAYVKTGELEKALELIWQDKKNDNATDGGGAAAAAAEDALKYLLYLVDVNELYNVALGTYDFGLVLFVAQKSQKDPKEYLAFLNELKSYELNYRKFKIDEHLKRPEKALKHIANCGKEKFVEALTFIKKHEYYAQALRAFQGDGECYRAICLAFADYLRAKGRFENASILYERGLNLQQALLSAKHVLDWQRALMLAKKIDPQTVDIVANSLISPLQEQGKHFEAFELAKKYSNNFTASLDCLFAGKLFLRAIYEINLNESDNNKEILQNLLIPKLLAYHEILATNLAADEAQFIKHKERLLEVRVIRKKQAQNFIDGSDQVDIDECDLLSDTTSLRSSRYTASSRGTGKTFRSSKNRRKHERKLLSFKPGNPFEDIAYIDALYNQITSCFAQQQHIHDTCKALVLCNQENVATDLQQQLKRLLSLMQDSLDDIWIPEMLTISAAQQFLQGPNIDYTQLQNEQRYAMMDPLKRFKPQLSQIDWEHEILQL, from the exons ATgcgtaatttaaaattaaaattttgccagCAATATACCAAAGGTGTGGTGGAGCAACCGAAATATCTGCTACTTAATCCCAATTCGAGTAAATCCGATGATGTTCGTTTTATGGTGACTGATGACAAATTGTTTTCATACAAACCGGGCTCCACAGAATTCCCTAAGGTATTGGCCGAGGTGCCCGGTATAGTGGCTGCAGAGTATTTAGCATTggaaaatgaaatttgtttggCCACTTCAGTGGGAGAAGTTTTGTTGGTAAATCCGGATACACAAAAAGTAAATGAAGGTACTTACTGTGATGTGGGCATTGAAGGCATGTCTTGGAGTCCCGACCAAGAAGTGGTGGTATTTGTTACCAAACAACACAATGTAGTGGTAATGACCTGCACCTATGATCCATTGACGGAGCATTGTTTGGACGATGAGACTGCCGAGGCAGAGGGTGAATTTATCAATGTTGGCTGGGGCAAGAAGGAGACTCAGTTTCATGGCTCTGAGGGAAAACAGGCAGCTAAACAGAAGTTAGATGATGGAACGAAAGTTAATTTGGAGGAATTGCCTAAG GACATTCATATTGACTGGCGTGCTGATGGTGCCTATTTTGTGGTCTCATATGTTTCTCAATCTCGTGGTCGCACCTTTAAAGTCTTTGACAAAGAGGGCAAACTTCAATATGTGGGAGAAAAACAACCCAGTTTGGGATCAGCTATCGGTTGGAGACCCTCTGGCACCTGGATTGCTATACCCCAAAGACTGCCCAATAAAAGCTGTATTGCTCTTTTCGAAAAGAACGGTTTAAGACATCGTGAACTTGTTTTACCCTTCGATCTGCAAGAAGAACCTGTTGAATGCATTAAATGGAGTTCTGATTCGGAAATTCTTTGCCTAAAGACCCAACACAAGTTGTATTTGTATACCATTGGCAATTATCATTGGTATTTGAAACAGGTGTTGGAATTTTCGGACGAACAACAAATCAGCTACTTGCAGTGGGACAATCGCATGGGAGAGGAGAAAACTTTGCATATATTGTTTGAAACGGGCAAATATTTGATGTATAAATGGCAATGGTGCATAGATCGTTACAATAGAACAGGTTTAGTGTGTGTGGTGGATGGTAAACGTTTGTTATTAACGGACTTTTCGAAAGCCATGATACCACCACCCATGAGCAGCCAAGAATTGCAATTAGACGGAGAAGCTTTTATTGTAGCCGTTTGCTTGCAAGGCGTGCAAGATGATTTGCAATTGTGCATATATGATTCCAGGCATAATATGCATGTCTACAAGGGTAAAGTAACACAACCTACTCTTTTCACAAAGCAGGGAGTTTTGAAAACATTGGAGGCGCCAGAAACTTTGATGCCCTTGCAATATGCTAATCTACAATGGTTTGAGAGCTTTGAGGATACCTATTTATTGTCCAATTATACCGAGGATAATATGACCAGTCTAAAATTCTTTAGCCTGGATGTAACCAAATCCTGCTTTAAAGTGGTCTCCTGTGTCAGTATACCCGGCACCATTTACACTCTAACACCCTCGGGCAGAGAACAACCCTGTGAATTGTTTTATCAGTTAATGGAGGATTGTCGTTTAATACAATTGGTGTTTGATGTAGACACAAATCGTGAGACTAGCCGTCGTTTACATGCCCAATTTGAACATTTAATCGAACAATTGGAAACATTTATAAGACCCCTGGAAGCTGAAACTTTTACCATTGCTTTGACCAATAATCAAGGCTTGTTTATTAATTCCCAAAGCTCAGCTCAAGATGTTACATCCTTCTGTATGGCTGGTAATTACTTGACCTTTACCAAATTGGCTTCTCTGCACTTTTTGCGTTTAAGCGATTTGTGCCTGGTCAATGAAAGACGTTTGGAGAGGGGTTCAAAATTGATAACCACTGTAGCAGACTCGGCACGTACAGTATTGCAAATGCCCAGAGGCAATTTGGAAGCCATTTGCCCTCGTGTATTGTCATTGGAGTTGGTAGGCGCTTTATTGGAGGCGCAAAAGTACTGCCTGGCTTTTGATACGTTGCGTAAGCAGCGcattaatttaaatatcttGTGTGATCACAATATGTGTGATTTTGTTAATCGTTTGGATGTTTTCCTACATGAAATACAAAATCCCAACTGGCTTAATCTGTTTCTCAGTGATTTGCAAAATGAG GACTTTACCAAATCCATGTACTCTAGCAACTATAAAGAAAATTCCCAATTATATCCCGAAGGctttaaaatcgaaaacaaaGTTGCCTATTTATGCAAGGCCTTGTGTTCACGCATGGAACAAACCAGCGAAAAACGTTATCGTTTACCCATTTTAACGGCCTATGTGAAAACTGGCGAATTGGAAAAGGCTCTTGAACTTATATGGCAAGATAAGAAAAATGATAATGCCACAGATGGTGGTGGTGCAGCGGCGGCCGCTGCTGAAgatgctttaaaatatttactgtaTTTGGTGGATGTCAATGAGCTGTATAATGTAGCTTTGGGCACTTATGATTTTGGTCTAGTGTTGTTTGTGGCACAAAAATCCCAAAAGGATCCCAAAGAATATTTGGCTTTTCTGAATGAGCTGAAATCGTATGAATTAAATTATCGTAAATTCAAGATTGATGAGCATTTGAAACGTCCGGAGAAAGCCTTGAAACATATAGCCAACTGTGGCAAGGAGAAGTTCGTTGAAGCTTTGACTTTTATAAAGAAACATGAATATTATGCCCAGGCTTTAAGAGCCTTCCAGGGTGATGGGGAATGTTATCGGGCAATTTGTTTGGCCTTCGCCGATTATTTGAGAGCCAAGGGTAGATTTGAAAACGCCAGTATTTTGTATGAACGTGGTTTGAATCTGCAGCAGGCTTTATTAAGTGCCAAACATGTTTTGGATTGGCAGAGGGCTTTAATGCTGGCCAAGAAGATTGATCCTCAAACTGTGGATATAGTTGCGAA CTCCCTCATTTCACCATTGCAAGAGCAAGGCAAACATTTCGAAGCCTTTGAGCTGGCCAAAAAATATTCCAACAATTTCACTGCCTCCCTTGACTGTCTATTTGCGGGCAAATTATTCTTAAGAGCAATTTATGAAATCAATCTAAATGAAAGCGACAACAATAAGGAAATACTGCAAAATCTATTAATACCCAAACTATTGGCATATCATGAAATTCTTGCCACAAATTTAGCAGCCGATGAAGCACAATTTATTAAACACAAAGAACGTTTACTGGAGGTGCGTGTAATACGCAAAAAACAAGCTCAAAATTTTATAGACGGCAGTGATCAAGTGGATATAGATGAATGTGATTTGCTGTCAGACACCACAAGTTTAAGATCCTCGCGTTATACTGCCAGTTCAAGGGGCACTGG caaaactttCCGGTCTAGCAAAAATCGCCGCAAACATGAACGCAAATTGTTAAGCTTCAAACCCGGCAATCCTTTTGAGGATATCGCTTATATTGATGCTCTTTACAATCAAATC